GGGCCGTGGCCGACGTAGTGAACGTCGTCGAAGCCGCCGTACGCGCGCGCGTGCCGGTCGCCCGCCTCGTCTTCATCGAGCCCGACGTCTGGCGCTCCGAGCGCGCCGCGCAGAGTACCGCCGCCCCGCGGCCGCGCTGAGGGCAGCCGCGCGCGGCTACGCCGGGGCGATCGTCGCCATCATCTCGTCGAACTCCCAGTGGCCGCGGAGCGACACGAGCTTTCCGGCGTCGTCGACCTTGTAGGTGAAGACGCCGTCGCAGCGGGCCCGCATCCCGTTCGGCATGCGGATCGTGAGCGTGAGCACGTTCGCGCACTCCATGCCGCAGGCCCACGAATGGTGCACCTCGAACTCGATCGTCGTGGGCGCGATCTGCTTGTCCCAGAACGCCGAGATCGCCGCGACGCCGCGGTGGCCGTCCC
The nucleotide sequence above comes from Deltaproteobacteria bacterium. Encoded proteins:
- a CDS encoding nuclear transport factor 2 family protein, producing the protein MAKRKEDWLALFAPDAVIEDPVGKSPIDPAGDGHRGVAAISAFWDKQIAPTTIEFEVHHSWACGMECANVLTLTIRMPNGMRARCDGVFTYKVDDAGKLVSLRGHWEFDEMMATIAPA